From a region of the Sebastes umbrosus isolate fSebUmb1 chromosome 10, fSebUmb1.pri, whole genome shotgun sequence genome:
- the LOC119495252 gene encoding transmembrane protein 229B-like yields the protein MEARTLNARRTQGSNDQGTVVEDEAPAAPHGSGPLSAAARLYVYALHGCLCEVAFTAVWDWCSTQDRRLEGHSSLWALPMYATAIYLMEILGARLMAQRLPLPVRLTAYTAFIYLWEFSWGAGLRLLGACPWDYSGYRYNLGGLVTLEYALPWTVAAFIAEQHVIRNTLRIRLHN from the exons ATGGAGGCGAGAACGCTAAATGCGAGGAGAACGCAAGGTAGTAATGACCAAG GGACTGTAGTTGAAGATGAAGCCCCAGCAGCACCTCATGGGAGCggtcctctctctgctgcagctcgTCTCTACGTGTACGCACTGCACGGCTGCCTCTGTGAGGTGGCCTTCACCGCTGTGTGGGACTGGTGCAGCACCCAGGACAGGAGGCTGGAAGGTCACAGCAGCCTGTGGGCGCTGCCTATGTACGCCACCGCCATCTACCTCATGGAGATCCTGGGAGCCCGGCTGATGGCTCAGCGTCTCCCGCTGCCGGTGCGTCTGACGGCCTACACCGCGTTCATCTACCTCTGGGAGTTCAGCTGGGGGGCGGGGCTGAGGCTGCTGGGGGCCTGTCCCTGGGACTACTCAGGATATAGGTACAACCTGGGAGGACTGGTGACTCTGGAGTATGCGCTGCCCTGGACTGTGGCAGCTTTTATAGCTGAGCAGCATGTGATCAGGAACACTTTGAGGATCAGACTGCACAACTGA